The Vicia villosa cultivar HV-30 ecotype Madison, WI linkage group LG1, Vvil1.0, whole genome shotgun sequence genome includes a region encoding these proteins:
- the LOC131643371 gene encoding protein FAR-RED IMPAIRED RESPONSE 1-like isoform X1: MGDAVNEEDCRGSALVASPRRDIGFFEGDKDFEPPNGIEFESHEAAYAFYQEYAKSMGFTTSIKNSRRSKKTKEFIDAKFACSRYGVTPESDGGSSRRPSVKKTDCKACMHVKKKQDGKWIIHEFIKDHNHELLPALAYHFRIHRNVKLADKNNMDILHAVSERTRKMFVEMSRQSGGCQSIGSLASDMNYQFDRGQYLALDDGDAQVMLEYFKHVQKKSPDFFYSIDLNEEQRLRNLFWVDSKSINDYCSFNDAVSFDTTYIKSNDKLPFAPFVGVNHHSQPMLLGCALVANETKPTFVWLLKTWLRAMGGQAPKVIVTDQDKALKEAIEEVFPNARHCFSLYHILEKIPENLSFVIKQYKNFLPKFNNCIFKSWTDEEFDMRWWEMVTIFELQDDLWFHSLYEDRKKWVPTFMGDVFLAGLSTPQRSESMNSFFDKYIHKKITLKEFVKLYGLILQNRYDEESVADFDTLHKQPAIKSPSPWEKQMSTIYTHAIFKKFQVEVLGVAGCSSRIEAGDETVAKFIVQDYEKDEEFLVTWNELSLEVSCFCRLFEYKGFLCRHALSVLQRCGCSSVPAQFIIKRWTKDAKIREPIAYSTRRIQTRVQRYNDLCKRAIELSEEGSLSEESYNAALRTLVDSLKNCVLVNNANDNGAETGNSGCTLREAEENQGTLALRSSKKRNTTRKRKVQQEQNPVLVDAQDSLQQMDNLTSDAMTLNGYYGTQQNVQGLQVQLNLMEPPHDGYYVNPHSMQGLGPLNSMAPSHDGFFGTQQSIHGMGGGQLEFRTTTNFGYSLQDEPDPHFHSNNTRNT, translated from the exons ATGGGTGATGCAGTCAATGAAGAGGATTGTAGAGGTAGTGCACTTGTTGCTTCTCCTAGGAGGGATATAGGTTTCTTTGAAGGGGACAAAGATTTTGAGCCACCCAATGGGATTGAGTTTGAATCTCATGAAGCAGCGTATGCGTTTTATCAAGAATATGCGAAATCGATGGGGTTCACCACCTCGATTAAGAATAGTAGGCGCTCGAAGAAGACGAAAGAGTTTATTGATGCAAAATTTGCGTGCTCGAGATATGGAGTAACGCCGGAGTCTGATGGTGGTAGTAGTCGAAGGCCGAGTGTAAAGAAGACAGATTGCAAAGCTTGCATGCATGTGAAGAAAAAACAAGATGGGAAGTGGATCATTCATGAATTTATAAAGGATCATAATCATGAACTTTTACCGGCTTTGGCGTATCATTTTCGAATTCATAGGAATGTGAAGCTAGCTGATAAGAATAATATGGATATCTTGCATGCTGTTAGTGAACGCACGAGAAAGATGTTTGTTGAAATGTCTAGACAATCTGGTGGTTGTCAAAGCATTGGGTCTCTCGCGAGTGATATGAATTATCAGTTTGACAGAGGGCAGTATCTGGCTTTGGACGACGGAGATGCTCAAGTTATGCTGGAGTATTTCAAGCACGTTCAAAAGAAGAGCCCCGACTTCTTCTATTCTATAGATTTAAATGAAGAACAGCGTTTAAGAAATCTATTTTGGGTTGACTCAAAAAGTATTAATGATTATTGCAGCTTTAATGACGCGGTTTCATTTGATACTACCTACATAAAGAGCAATGATAAATTGCCTTTTGCTCCTTTTGTTGGAGTGAATCATCACTCTCAACCTATGTTGCTTGGATGTGCATTGGTTGCAAACGAGACTAAGCCAACTTTTGTTTGGTTACTGAAGACATGGCTTAGAGCGATGGGAGGACAAGCTCCCAAAGTTATAGTCACTGATCAAGACAAAGCCTTGAAGGAAGCAATTGAAGAAGTCTTCCCAAATGCACGACATTGTTTTTCTCTTTACCACATATTGGAAAAGATACCTGAAAATCTGTCTTTTGTGATAAAGCAGTATAAGAACTTCTTGCCAAAGTTTAACAATTGCATTTTTAAGTCTTGGACAGACGAAGAGTTTGACATGAGATGGTGGGAAATGGTGACTATATTTGAACTCCAGGATGATCTATGGTTTCATTCATTGTATGAAGACCGGAAAAAGTGGGTACCAACGTTCATGGGGGATGTCTTTTTAGCTGGATTGTCCACACCTCAACGTTCTGAGAGTATGAATTCTTTCTTTGACAAATACATTCATAAGAAGATCACCCTTAAAGAATTTGTGAAACTATATGGGTTAATTCTTCAAAATAGGTATGATGAGGAATCCGTTGCGGATTTCGATACATTGCACAAACAGCCTGCAATTAAATCTCCTTCACCATGGGAAAAACAAATGTCAACAATTTACACACATGCAATATTTAAGAAATTCCAAGTTGAAGTGTTGGGTGTAGCTGGTTGTTCATCTAGGATAGAGGCTGGAGATGAAACTGTTGCGAAATTTATAGTTCAAGATTATGAGAAGGATGAAGAGTTTTTGGTAACTTGGAATGAGTTGAGCTTAGAGGTCTCTTGCTTCTGTCGATTGTTTGAATATAAAGGTTTCCTTTGCAGACATGCATTGAGTGTTCTCCAACGTTGCGGTTGTTCGAGTGTTCCCGCTCAATTTATCATAAAGAGGTGGACCAAAGATGCCAAAATTAGGGAGCCAATAGCATATAGTACAAGAAGGATACAAACTAGGGTTCAACGTTATAATGATTTGTGCAAACGAGCTATTGAGTTGAGTGAAGAAGGATCGTTATCTGAAGAGAGTTACAATGCTGCTCTCCGTACACTTGTTGATAGCCTGAAGAACTGTGTACTTGTAAATAACGCTAACGACAATGGTGCAGAAACTGGGAACAGTGGTTGTACTCTTCGTGAAGCAGAAGAAAATCAGGGTACCCTTGCTTTGAGATCAAGTAAGAAGAGGAACACAACTCGGAAAAGAAAG GTGCAACAAGAGCAGAATCCTGTACTTGTGGATGCTCAAGATAGCCTGCAGCAAATG gaTAATCTTACCTCGGATGCAATGACCCTTAATGGATATTATGGTACTCAGCAGAATGTGCAAGGACTG CAGGTACAATTGAACTTAATGGAACCGCCTCATGATGGTTACTATGTTAATCCACACAGCATGCAAGGCCTG GGTCCATTGAATTCTATGGCTCCTAGCCATGATGGGTTTTTCGGAACACAGCAAAGCATTCACGGGATG GGAGGAGGGCAATTGGAATTTCGTACGACAACCAATTTTGGATATAGCCTTCAG GATGAGCCTGATCCACACTTTCACAGCAATAATACAAGAAATACATAG
- the LOC131643371 gene encoding protein FAR-RED IMPAIRED RESPONSE 1-like isoform X2, which produces MGDAVNEEDCRGSALVASPRRDIGFFEGDKDFEPPNGIEFESHEAAYAFYQEYAKSMGFTTSIKNSRRSKKTKEFIDAKFACSRYGVTPESDGGSSRRPSVKKTDCKACMHVKKKQDGKWIIHEFIKDHNHELLPALAYHFRIHRNVKLADKNNMDILHAVSERTRKMFVEMSRQSGGCQSIGSLASDMNYQFDRGQYLALDDGDAQVMLEYFKHVQKKSPDFFYSIDLNEEQRLRNLFWVDSKSINDYCSFNDAVSFDTTYIKSNDKLPFAPFVGVNHHSQPMLLGCALVANETKPTFVWLLKTWLRAMGGQAPKVIVTDQDKALKEAIEEVFPNARHCFSLYHILEKIPENLSFVIKQYKNFLPKFNNCIFKSWTDEEFDMRWWEMVTIFELQDDLWFHSLYEDRKKWVPTFMGDVFLAGLSTPQRSESMNSFFDKYIHKKITLKEFVKLYGLILQNRYDEESVADFDTLHKQPAIKSPSPWEKQMSTIYTHAIFKKFQVEVLGVAGCSSRIEAGDETVAKFIVQDYEKDEEFLVTWNELSLEVSCFCRLFEYKGFLCRHALSVLQRCGCSSVPAQFIIKRWTKDAKIREPIAYSTRRIQTRVQRYNDLCKRAIELSEEGSLSEESYNAALRTLVDSLKNCVLVNNANDNGAETGNSGCTLREAEENQGTLALRSSKKRNTTRKRKVQQEQNPVLVDAQDSLQQMDNLTSDAMTLNGYYGTQQNVQGLVQLNLMEPPHDGYYVNPHSMQGLGPLNSMAPSHDGFFGTQQSIHGMGGGQLEFRTTTNFGYSLQDEPDPHFHSNNTRNT; this is translated from the exons ATGGGTGATGCAGTCAATGAAGAGGATTGTAGAGGTAGTGCACTTGTTGCTTCTCCTAGGAGGGATATAGGTTTCTTTGAAGGGGACAAAGATTTTGAGCCACCCAATGGGATTGAGTTTGAATCTCATGAAGCAGCGTATGCGTTTTATCAAGAATATGCGAAATCGATGGGGTTCACCACCTCGATTAAGAATAGTAGGCGCTCGAAGAAGACGAAAGAGTTTATTGATGCAAAATTTGCGTGCTCGAGATATGGAGTAACGCCGGAGTCTGATGGTGGTAGTAGTCGAAGGCCGAGTGTAAAGAAGACAGATTGCAAAGCTTGCATGCATGTGAAGAAAAAACAAGATGGGAAGTGGATCATTCATGAATTTATAAAGGATCATAATCATGAACTTTTACCGGCTTTGGCGTATCATTTTCGAATTCATAGGAATGTGAAGCTAGCTGATAAGAATAATATGGATATCTTGCATGCTGTTAGTGAACGCACGAGAAAGATGTTTGTTGAAATGTCTAGACAATCTGGTGGTTGTCAAAGCATTGGGTCTCTCGCGAGTGATATGAATTATCAGTTTGACAGAGGGCAGTATCTGGCTTTGGACGACGGAGATGCTCAAGTTATGCTGGAGTATTTCAAGCACGTTCAAAAGAAGAGCCCCGACTTCTTCTATTCTATAGATTTAAATGAAGAACAGCGTTTAAGAAATCTATTTTGGGTTGACTCAAAAAGTATTAATGATTATTGCAGCTTTAATGACGCGGTTTCATTTGATACTACCTACATAAAGAGCAATGATAAATTGCCTTTTGCTCCTTTTGTTGGAGTGAATCATCACTCTCAACCTATGTTGCTTGGATGTGCATTGGTTGCAAACGAGACTAAGCCAACTTTTGTTTGGTTACTGAAGACATGGCTTAGAGCGATGGGAGGACAAGCTCCCAAAGTTATAGTCACTGATCAAGACAAAGCCTTGAAGGAAGCAATTGAAGAAGTCTTCCCAAATGCACGACATTGTTTTTCTCTTTACCACATATTGGAAAAGATACCTGAAAATCTGTCTTTTGTGATAAAGCAGTATAAGAACTTCTTGCCAAAGTTTAACAATTGCATTTTTAAGTCTTGGACAGACGAAGAGTTTGACATGAGATGGTGGGAAATGGTGACTATATTTGAACTCCAGGATGATCTATGGTTTCATTCATTGTATGAAGACCGGAAAAAGTGGGTACCAACGTTCATGGGGGATGTCTTTTTAGCTGGATTGTCCACACCTCAACGTTCTGAGAGTATGAATTCTTTCTTTGACAAATACATTCATAAGAAGATCACCCTTAAAGAATTTGTGAAACTATATGGGTTAATTCTTCAAAATAGGTATGATGAGGAATCCGTTGCGGATTTCGATACATTGCACAAACAGCCTGCAATTAAATCTCCTTCACCATGGGAAAAACAAATGTCAACAATTTACACACATGCAATATTTAAGAAATTCCAAGTTGAAGTGTTGGGTGTAGCTGGTTGTTCATCTAGGATAGAGGCTGGAGATGAAACTGTTGCGAAATTTATAGTTCAAGATTATGAGAAGGATGAAGAGTTTTTGGTAACTTGGAATGAGTTGAGCTTAGAGGTCTCTTGCTTCTGTCGATTGTTTGAATATAAAGGTTTCCTTTGCAGACATGCATTGAGTGTTCTCCAACGTTGCGGTTGTTCGAGTGTTCCCGCTCAATTTATCATAAAGAGGTGGACCAAAGATGCCAAAATTAGGGAGCCAATAGCATATAGTACAAGAAGGATACAAACTAGGGTTCAACGTTATAATGATTTGTGCAAACGAGCTATTGAGTTGAGTGAAGAAGGATCGTTATCTGAAGAGAGTTACAATGCTGCTCTCCGTACACTTGTTGATAGCCTGAAGAACTGTGTACTTGTAAATAACGCTAACGACAATGGTGCAGAAACTGGGAACAGTGGTTGTACTCTTCGTGAAGCAGAAGAAAATCAGGGTACCCTTGCTTTGAGATCAAGTAAGAAGAGGAACACAACTCGGAAAAGAAAG GTGCAACAAGAGCAGAATCCTGTACTTGTGGATGCTCAAGATAGCCTGCAGCAAATG gaTAATCTTACCTCGGATGCAATGACCCTTAATGGATATTATGGTACTCAGCAGAATGTGCAAGGACTG GTACAATTGAACTTAATGGAACCGCCTCATGATGGTTACTATGTTAATCCACACAGCATGCAAGGCCTG GGTCCATTGAATTCTATGGCTCCTAGCCATGATGGGTTTTTCGGAACACAGCAAAGCATTCACGGGATG GGAGGAGGGCAATTGGAATTTCGTACGACAACCAATTTTGGATATAGCCTTCAG GATGAGCCTGATCCACACTTTCACAGCAATAATACAAGAAATACATAG